GCAGCTCTCGCTTGCGGTCCTCGCGGGGATCGCCCGCGCGTACGGTCGCGAGCCGCGGATCGAGGACCGCGCCCCGCTGTTGGGTCGGGGCGGGCGAAGCGGCGTCGGGATCGCCACCTTCCGGGAGGGCGGATTCGTCTGTGATGGAGGCCACCCGGCGACGCGCTTTACCGCCGAACGTCCCCGCGACGGCACTTGGGAGGTCCCCCCGATCGTCGCGCGCCACCCGATCCCCGAGGAATGGCGATTCGTCCTCGTGATCCCCGACCTCGAACCCGGCAGAAGCGGCACTGAGGAGGACGCGGACATGCGGGCGGTCGTCGAGCGCGCCAGCCCCGCCGTCGCGGACGAGATCACGGCGATCGGCTCCCGACAGGTGTTGCCGGCGATCGTCGAGGAGGACCTCGCGACGTTCGGCGCGGGCGTCGCGGAGATCGGGCGACTCAACGGGGCGTGGTACGCGGACGCCCAGGGCGGGGTGTATCGGCCGCCGATCGGGACGGTCGTACGCGAACTCGAGGCCGACCGCGCAGTAGTGGGTGCGGGCCAGTCGTCGTGGGGACCAGTCGTCTACGGCGTCACCGATCGAGAAGGCGCCGCGGGTGCACGCGAGGCCGGCGAACGTGCACTCTCGCGGGCCGACATCGGGGGCAACGTACGTGTGGTCGCGGGTCGAAACACCGGCGCTCGAATCGACTGACGGTCTCAGGGCTGTTTGCTGTAGTCTTCCTCGCTCTCGTGTTCGGCCTCGCCGTGTTGTTCCAGTTCCTGCTGGCTGTCGAATGTCTCGTCACAGATCGTACAGCGAAACTGGTCGGTTTCCTCGGTTTCCTCGTCCTCTCTGGGATCAGTTACCATGGGACAGCTTTCTACCCTAATGATAATGAACTCCATACTTGCCGATGCAAGTGTGTTATATAATCTCACACGACACACCGGACGAAAATTGCCGGTTTCGGGGCCGTTGTGGGGCGGACTCGCATAGGACTGCCATCATGCAGTTCTGTCCCGACTGCGGTTCGATGATGAAAGCTGAGGACGATCGGTGGGTCTGTGGCTCGTGTGGCGAGACGACCGCACGCGACCGTGAGGCCGAATCGGCGTTCGTCTCCACCGAGGAACAGAGCGGCGACGAACTGATCGAGACCGAGGAGGGCGCGGAGTTCGAGGGCAAACCGACCGCCCGGGATGTGACCTGCGAGGAGTGTGGCGCGAGCGAGGCGTGGTACACGATCAAACAGACCGGCAGTGCTGACGAGCCCCCGACGCGCTTTTTCAAATGTAAGGAGTGTGGGTATCGCTGGCGCGAGTACAACTGACCGGCGCTCACACGCAACCTGCCGACCGCAGCCACAGGCAAAAAATGGGGTCAGTCGTCGTGAGCCGGGAGGTACAGAACGGTCCCACACCCGATACATTCGAACCCGAGGTTCCCGATCGCCCCCCGCTCGACGTCTTTCAGGATCGTCGCCCCACAATCGCCACAAACGTAGGTCGTATCGCCGCCTCCCTCGACGAACGACTCCATGTCCGGCTCCCCGACGAGAATCGTGATCTCGGGGTCGTCCCGGTCGATCTCGATGCCCAGATCCTCGATCGGCGTGAGCGCGTATGTGGGCATGTCTATTCATTGGCCGGCGGACGAGTTAGGGATATTGATAACTATTGTGCATACCGGGCGGGCGATCCAGTATTTCGTAGCGGCCTCGACCCGATCGTGAGTGGACCGTAGTTGGCGCTTCGAGAGGGGGATGCCGATCAGTACTACGGCCCACAGGAGCGACTCGGTGGTCGTAGCGGAGATGGAGGTCGCGGTTGGGTTTATCACGATTAACTCGGGTTCGAGACAACCTTCGCGGGTAGCAAGGGATTTTAGAGGGGGGCCGTGTTGGACACACCCATGAACGATGAGTTGCACAACCGGACGGTCAATCAGGACGTCCGGGAACTCGGTGCGCTGGTGGGGGATACGATCCGCGAGCAGGCCTCTCGTGACGACTTCGAGACGGTCGAGACCCTTCGGACTGCCTCGATCGCCTACCGTAACGGGGATGCCGACTCCAGACAGGGGCTCCACCAGATCCTCGATCGGCTTCGCCCCGACCGCGAGAGTATCGTCGCGCGCGGCTTTACCACCTACTTCGAGCTGATCAACCTCGCCGAGGAGCGCGAACGGGTCCGGGCGATCCGCAGCGCCTCCCAGGAGCAGTCGCTCGGGGACAGCCTCGAGGTCGCCGCCGAGGCGCTCGCGGAGGTCGACGAACACACCGCAAAACGCGTCCTCGAGGACGTCCTCATCGAGCCGACCTTCACGGCCCATCCCACCGAAGCTCGCAGGAAGACGGTCAAATCCAAGCTTCGAAGCGTCGGGGTGGACCTCGAGACGCTCGACGAACGCGATCTGACCGACAAGGAGCGAAGCCACGTCGACCGGGACATCGAAAGCGAGGTTGTCAGCCTCTGGCAGACCCCGCAGGTCCGGTATCGCCAACCCGAGCCGACCGACGAGGCCATCAACGTCCAGTGGTACCTCGAGAACACCATCTTCGACGTGGTCGGGGAGGTCTACGACGAGTTCGAGGAGGCCCTTTCGAAGGCCGGCCACGACATCGATGTGCCCAAACTGTTCGAGTTCCGCTCGTGGGCCGGTTCGGACCGCGACGGCAACCCCTACGTCACCCCCGAGGTGACCGCGGAAACCCTGGATCGCCAGCGACGGGTCGTCCTCGAGCGCTATCGCGACGCCCTCAAACGTCTCTCCGGGGTCCTCAGCCAGGACGGCAGCCGGATCGACGTGGGCGAGGCTTTCGAGAAGTCGCTGTCGGCGGATCGCGAGCGCCTGCCGGGGGTCGCCCGCGCCGCGGAGGACCGCTACCCGCGCGAGCCCTACCGCCAGAAGCTGAAGCTGATGCGCGAGCGGATCAACCGGATCGACGACGTCCGTCCCGGCGGCTACGAGGACTCGACCGAGTTCCGCGCGGATCTGGACGTGCTCGCCGAGAGCGCCGCCGAGAACGGCGGACAGAGCGTCGTGAACGCCCACGTCGATCCCCTCCGTCGGCAGGTCGACACCTTCGGATTCTCGCTTGCGAGCCTCGACCTGCGCGACCACCAGGAAAACCACACCGAGGCCGTCGCCGAGGCGCTCGCGCTCGAAGGGATCGACTACCGGGAGCTCTCCGAAGAGGAGCGCATCGAGACGCTCACCGAGGCCGTCGTACAGGACGAACCCGTGATCGACCCCGGGGCGCTGTATCGCGACGAGGGCGCCGACCTCTCGGAGACCGCCCGCACGGTGCTGGAGCTGTTCGCCCGACTCGCGGACTGGCAGGCCGAGTACGGCGACGACGCCATCGATACGTACGCCATCTCGATGACCGAGGAGCCGAGTCACGTCCTCGAAGTGCTCTTCTTGGCCGAGCAGGCCGGCGTGATCGCGCTGCCCGAGCACTCGGGAATCGACATCGTTCCCCTCCTTGAGACCGAGTACGCCCTCTCCGGTGCCCGTCGGATCATGGGCACGCTCTTCGAGAACGAGGCCTACAGTCAGGCGCTCGACGCGCGAGGGGACACCCAGGAGATCATGCTCGGCTATTCGGATTCGAACAAGGAAAACGGCTTTCTGGCCGCGAACTGGTCGCTGTACGACAACCAGCGCCGCCTCGCGGAGATCACCGACGACTTCGACGTGACGATGCGGCTGTTTCACGGTCGCGGCGGGTCAATCTCGCGAGGCGGGGGCCCGATGAACGAGGCGCTGCTCGCGCTGCCAAACGAGTCGGTCTCCGGACAGGTGAAGTTCACCGAGCAGGGAGAGGCCATCGCCGAGAAGTACGCCAACCCCCGGATCGCCGAGAGAAACATCGAGCAGATGGTCAACGCACAGGTCCGGGCCCGAAAGCGCGCCCTCGACGAGCCCGAGGAGGACGTCCGCGAGGAGTGGACCGGGGCCATGGAGACGATGGCCGACGCCGCCCGCGAGGAGTACCGCGACTTACTGGAGAGCGACGGGTTCGTCAGCTACTTCGAGCAGGCCACGCCCATCACCGTGATCGAGGAACTCAACCTCGGCTCGCGGCCCGCCTCCCGGAGCGAGGAGCGGTCGGTCGAGGACCTCCGGGCGATCCCGTGGGTGTTCTCTTGGACCCAATCGCGGTGTATCCTGCCGGGGTGGTACGCGCTGGCGGCGGGGATCGACGCCTACCTGGACTCGGGTGGCGACGTAGCGGACCTCCGGGAGATGTACGACGAGTGGCCGTTCTTCAGAACGACGCTCGATAACGCCGCACTGGCACTAGCGCGCACGGAGATGGAGATCGCCGCCGAGTACGCCGGCCTCGCCGAATCCTCGCTGGCCGAGACGTTCTTCCCGCGGATCGAACGCGAGTACGAGCGCGCCTCGGAGCTGGTGACCGAGATCGCCGGGCGCGACGCGCTGGTCCGCCGGGACTGGCTCGAAGAGAGCCTGCGGCGTCGCAACCCCTACGTCGACCCGCTGAACCTGCTCCAGACGCACCTGCTGGGACAGACCCACCGCACCGATGTCGAGGAGCGAACCCTCCGGCTCACGGTCAAGGGGATCGCCGCCGGGATGAAAAACACCGGCTAATCACCCCGTGACCTCCACCCGTCGCGTTCGTTGTCACTGAGAGCACGTCGCCGACGGCGCTGCCGACCGGTGCGACGACGTGGCACCCGGATTTATACCGTCGTCGGCCCGAGTGTCGACATGAAGCTGTCCGAGCAGTCGATCGTCGTGATCGGGAGCGGATTCGGCGGACTCTCTGTGGCGTGTTATCTGGCCGATGCCGGCGCGGACGTACGGGTCGTCGAGAAGAACGACGGGCTCGGCGGGCGCGCATCGCGGCTGGAAGCCGACGGTTTTCGCTTCGACATGGGACCGTCGTGGTACCTGATGCCCGACGTCTTCGAGCGGTTTTTCGCCGACTTCGGGCGCGAGGTCGAGGAGTACTACACCACCGAGCAGCTCGACCCCCACTACCGGATCTTCTTCAAGGACGGGGACGACGTCGATATCTCGCCGGATCTCGAGGAGACCAAAGAGACCTTCGAGGCCTACGAGCCGGGTGCGGGCGACGCTCTCGAAGAGTACCTCGAAAAGAGCGAACTCAACTACGAGGTCGGCATGGAGCACTTCGTCTACGAGGATCGGCCCCGGTTTCGGGACTGGGCCGACTGGGACGTGATGAAAAACGCCCGCGGGCTCTCGCTGGTCGGCTCGATGCAGGACCACGTCGAGAACTACTTCGATCACCCGAAACTCCAGCAGGTCATGCAGTACACCCTCGTGTTTCTCGGGGGGGCACCGAACAACACGCCCGCACTCTACAACCTGATGAGTCACGTCGATTTCAACCTCGGCGTCCACTACCCCGAGGGCGGGTTGGGCGGCGTCGTCGACGGGATCACCGAACTCGGCGAGGAGCTGGGTGTCACCTACCACACCGATCAGCCCGTCTCCGCCATCGAGGGCCGCGCCGGCGGGTTCAAGGTCGAGGCCCGCGACACCTTCCTCCCCGACCTCGTGGTCTCGGACGCCGACTACGCTCACACCGAACTCGACCTCCTCCCGCCCGAAAAGCGGGGGTACAGCGAGTCCTACTGGGACTCACGCACCTACGCGCCCTCCGCATTCTTGCTCTATCTGGGCGTCGAGGGCGACCTCGACGAACTGGCCCACCACACCCTCGTCCTACCCACCGACTGGGAGACCCACTTCGCGGAGATCTTCGACGATCCGGAGTGGCCCGCCGATCCCGCCTACTACCTCTGTGTCCCCTCGAAGACCGACGATTCGGTCGCGCCCGAGGGTCACTCGAACCTCTTTGCGCTGGTGCCGGTCGCCCCCGGCCTCGACGACCGGCCCGTGATCCGCGAGAGCTACCGAAACCTCGTCCTCGACGACATCGCCGAGAACACCGGCGTCGACCTCAGAGAGCGGATCGTCTTCGAGGAGACGTTCACGATCGACGACTTCGCCGACCGGTACAACAGCAGGAAGGGCACGGCACTCGGCCTCGCTCACACGCTCGAACAGACCGCCGTCTTCCGCCCGCCCCACCGCTCGAAGGAGGTCCCCGGACTCTATTTCACCGGCTCGTACACCACCCCCGGCATCGGTGTCCCGATGTGCCTGATCAGCGGGCAACTCACGGCCGAAGCCGTCGCGACGGACTACCCCGACCAGTGACCCTTCGCTACCTGCTGGTACTCTCCCGGCCGCGTTTTTGGTTCTATCTGGCCGGGCCGGTACTCGTGGGCGCGGTCTTCGGGGCCGACCGTCTCGGCGACCTACTCTCGGTCCCCGTACTCGCACTGTTCGCGTACTTCCTCGTGCCCGCGAACGTCTTCCTCTACGGGATCAACGACGTCTACGACCGGGAGATCGACGCGGCAAACCCGAAAAAGGAGGGCCGCGAGGCGCGCTTCGAGGGCCAACGGGCCGTCCCGGTCGCCGTGACGGTCTGTGCGCTCGTCCCGCTTGCGTTCTTTCCGGTGCTTCCTGCCGGTGCGTGGCCGTGGCTCGCGGCCTTTCTGCTTCTCGGGGCGGCCTACAGCGCTCCGCCCGCGCGGTTCAAAACCACGCCGGTTCTCGATTCGGTCTCGAACGGACTCTACTTCGCGCCCGGCGCGGCCGCGTACGTCGCCCTCGCGGGCACGCAGCCACCCGCGCTGGCGATCGCCGGCGGGTGGCTCTGGACGATGGGGATGCACACGTTCAGCGCGATCCCCGACATCGAACCGGATCGCGCCGCCGGAATCGAAACGACCGCGACCGTCCTCGGGGAGTCACGGACCTACGCGTACTGTGGTGCGTGCTGGGCGCTCTCGGCCCTCGCCTTCGGCGCGCTTGATGCCCGACTGGGCGCGCTCTTTTCGATCTACCCGGCGCTCGTCCTCGCGGTCGCGATCACCGAGGCCGATGTCTCGCGGGCCTACTGGTGGTTCCCGGCGATCAACACCGTCGTCGGCGCGCTGTTCACGATGGGGGGGCTCTGGGCGCTTGTGTACGGTTAGGTCCGGAATCCTCCCCTCCGGCCGCCGACTCTCGGATCTGTCGTAGGAACCCTCCATGACGGGCACCCCTCCGGTGGTGCTGTACGGCGTCGGTCTCGCGGTCGGCAGCGATACCCCGACGTTGGGCCCGGTCAGGCGGTTCGGCTGGGGGCTTCCTGGTCCCGAGCGCCGGCGTCGTCGGACGTGATCCGGGACAGTCGCATCGCATTGCCCGTCACGGCCGTCGTCATCCCGGCGTCACCGGCGAGAACGGCCAGCCAGATCGGGACGTAGCCGAAGGGTACCCCGATCGCGAGGGTGGCCTTGACCGCGAGGCTCGCGTAGACGTTCTGCCGGATGACCCCGTTTGCGTCGTGTGCGAGTTCGTACAGGTAGGGGAGTTTCGAGAGGTCGTCGGCCATCAGGGCGATGTCCGCCGTTTCGAGGGCGGTGTCGGTACCCGCCGCACCCATCGCGATGCCGACGGTCGCCGTCGCGAGCGCGGGTGCGTCGTTGATCCCGTCGCCGATCATCGCAACCCCCTCGTGGGTCGCGACGAGCTCCTCGATCGCGCCGACTTTCTCCTCGGGGAGCAGTTCGGCCCGATACTCGTCGACGCCGACCTGGTCTGCGATCGCGCGGGCGGTGCGCTCGTTGTCGCCGGTGAGCATGACGGTCCGTTCGACACCGAGTTCCCGGAGTCGGGCGACCGTCGCGGCGGCTTCCGGTCGGATCTCGTCGGCGACGCCGATGACCCCCTCGAGTTCCTCGTCGGTCCCGACGAGGACGACCGTCTTGCCCTCGGACTGGAGCCGGGGGACCGTGTCCTCGAGCAGGTCCAGACAGTCGTTTCGCTCACAGAGCTTGCGGGCGGTCCGCGTGACTGCGCCGCCGTCGGTCGTCGCGTGGACGTGCGAGAGGTCGAACCCGAGCTCCTCGAACAGGCCGGGTTTGCCCGCGAAGTGGGGCGTCCCGTCGAGGTCGGCACGGACACCCTTGCCGGTGATGCTCTCGAACTCCTCGATCTCGCGCTCGTCGACCTGCTCCCGTTCGGCGTAGGCGACGATGGCTTCGCCGATCGGGTGTTCGCTGCGGCGTTCGAGCCCGCGCGCACACCGCAGGACGTCCTCCTCGCTGGTACCGTTCAGCGCGACGACGTCGGTGACGGTGAGTTGGCCCTTCGTGATCGTCCCGGTCTTATCGAAGGCGACGACGTCGATCTCACCCATCGCCTCGAGGTGGTTTCCGCCCTTGATCAGAACGCCGTTTTTCGCGGCGCTGGTGATTCCCGAAACCACGGAGACGGGCGTCGAGATGACGAACGCACACGGGCAGGCAAGCACCAGCAACGTCAGCCCGTAGACGATTGCCGTCGGCCACGTGGTTCCGAGCACGGCGGGACTGGCGAGCGTTACGAGCACGGCGAAGGCGACGACGACCGGCGTGTAGTACGCCGAGAACCGCTCGACGAACTGCTCGCGTTCGGTCCGGTTCGACTGTGCGTCCTCGACCAGCTCGACGATCCGCGAGAGGGTGTCTTCGCCCGCCGCGGAGGTGACCTGCACTTCGAGGTACCCCTCCTCGTTGATCGTCCCGGCGTAGACCCCCTCGCCGACGGTCTTGTCGACGGGGACGCTCTCGCCGGTGATCGGGGCCTGATTGACGGCGCTTTCGCCCTCTAGGACCTCCCCGTCGGTCGGGATCTTCTCGCCCGGGCGGACGACCACGACGTCCCCGACCGCGAGCTCGTCGACCGGAACGGTCACCTCCTCGCCGTCCCGTCTGACCGTCGCCTCCTCCGGCGAGAGGTCCATCAGTTCACGCAGCGAGTTGCGCGCGCGGTCCATCGAGTAGCGTTCGAGGAGTTCGGCGACGCTGAAGAGAAACGCGAGCGTGGCGGCCTCGAAGTACAGCGCCTCCCCGAAGGCCACGCTCGCGACCAGCGCGCCGAGGATGGCCACCGACATCAGGAAATCGATGTCGAGGTTCAGGTTCCGCGCCGAGTAGTAACCGTTACGGACGATCTCCTGACCGCCGACGGCGACGGCGACGAGGAAAGCGATGTCGGCGACGAGCAACTCGCGACCCACGACGCTCGCGAGCTGGACGTTCGAACCGGTCAGCAGGAACTCGAAGAGGAGCCCGGCCGCGACGAAAACGCCACTCGCCCACGTCTTGAGCGCGCGCGGACTCGTCCGGATGTCCTCTCGCGTGTCGCTCCCGTCGGCGTCGTCGCCGGCGTCGGTGCTGCTCTCGACGACCTCGTAGCCGGCGCTCTCGATGGCGCTTTTCATCCCCGCCTCGTCGAGGGCGTTTGGGTCGTACGTGACGCGTACCGATCCGGTCGTCGGCCGCGCGTCGATCGCAGAGACGCCCGCGAGGCTGTCGAGTGCGTTCTCGATCTTTCCCGCACACGAGGGACAGTCCATTCCGGGGACGCCGAACCGAGCCACAGCGGTCCGTTCACCCGGGTGGTCGTGTGAACCGGCGCCGGAACCGGGTTCGCCGCCGGCGTCACTCGAGTCTCGATCGGGAGTACTCATCACCGCTGGCTAGGCCGCGTAGTTTTATTAAACTAGCTGCTAAAAAACCCGTTTCTATGCCCCATTATTGATAATTCAATCGAGATATTTTATTAACTCTCCAGGTAGCGACGAGACGCCGGACCGGGTCGGCGACTTCCGTTGGACTCGCCCAAATGGCCGATCGCGTCCATCGGTACCCGGGGCTGTCCAACGATGAATGAACAAACCTAAATGAATGATGGTGCTGTTTGACCGGCTTTATTTTTCCTGCTTTCGGGGATTGGTACGAACTACGATGGTTCGAAGAGATAGCGAATCCGACGGGACGCATCACCGACGAACAGTACTGAAAGCCGGCCTCGTCGCCACAACGGGTGTCGCCGGCCTATCGACGGCCGGGTTCGCCCAGAACGACGGGAGTTCCGAGGACCACGTGATCACGCTCACGGTCGTCGATCAGGACGGAAACCCGCTACAGGGAGAGGTGGCGATTTTCGAGGGGAATCACGGAGACATCGTCGACGACCGGGAACTCGACGAGAACGGTCAGGCGACGTGGGAAGTGAGTCGGGAAGGACAGTACTCCTACGACTACATCCGGTCCGGATACGAGATGGTTTCGGAGGACACCACCTTCGAAGTCGATGGCGGCACCGAGGTCACGGTCGAAATGCGAAAGGAGGACTGGGAGGTCGGGGACAACACGATCACCGTCACCGCCCTCGACGAGGAGACCGGCAAACCCGTCGAGGGGGCACGGGTCGAACTGGTCGGTGGACTGCCCGGTCCCGCCGAATCGGTCGATCGAGGCGAGACGAACGCCGAAGGCGTCTACGAGGCCACCGTACCGGCCGTCATGCAGGCGGTCAGCGTGGACCTCGTTGATGGGTACTACGGCGACTCTGCGCTGGTCGACCTCAGTGAAGGCGACGCCGAGGTGACGATCGAACTGACGCCCGCAAGCGGTTCGGACGACGGCGGGGAGGACTCGGAAGGCGATGAATCGCCGGCTGACGGCGAGGATTCGTCCGAAGCGGACTCGGACGACAGTGTAGACTGCGAGAAACGTACGTAACGCACTCGATTCCGCGTTCGGCCGTCCGGCGAAACCTCCTCAGTGCTGTTCACACCCAGTAGTTCCGAAGGTCAAAATCTGTGCAGGAGATCATCTCATCAAATCGTGTAGCGTAGAAAGTTGATCCATTGGCCCGAATGCCGTTGGCTACAAGCAAGGCAATAATACTACTGGAGTCCGGAACCCGAAATAACAAACCATGGGAAAAGACGATCTGATTGACGAGATTGAACGGCGAATAGAAGGATCAGAGACGCTGTCAGCCGAAGATTTAGACGTTGAGCAACGGTGCCGATATTGCGAGACACCACTACCGTATGAG
The DNA window shown above is from Halalkalicoccus jeotgali B3 and carries:
- a CDS encoding transcription factor S — its product is MQFCPDCGSMMKAEDDRWVCGSCGETTARDREAESAFVSTEEQSGDELIETEEGAEFEGKPTARDVTCEECGASEAWYTIKQTGSADEPPTRFFKCKECGYRWREYN
- a CDS encoding C2H2-type zinc finger protein, giving the protein MVTDPREDEETEETDQFRCTICDETFDSQQELEQHGEAEHESEEDYSKQP
- a CDS encoding heavy metal translocating P-type ATPase; the protein is MSTPDRDSSDAGGEPGSGAGSHDHPGERTAVARFGVPGMDCPSCAGKIENALDSLAGVSAIDARPTTGSVRVTYDPNALDEAGMKSAIESAGYEVVESSTDAGDDADGSDTREDIRTSPRALKTWASGVFVAAGLLFEFLLTGSNVQLASVVGRELLVADIAFLVAVAVGGQEIVRNGYYSARNLNLDIDFLMSVAILGALVASVAFGEALYFEAATLAFLFSVAELLERYSMDRARNSLRELMDLSPEEATVRRDGEEVTVPVDELAVGDVVVVRPGEKIPTDGEVLEGESAVNQAPITGESVPVDKTVGEGVYAGTINEEGYLEVQVTSAAGEDTLSRIVELVEDAQSNRTEREQFVERFSAYYTPVVVAFAVLVTLASPAVLGTTWPTAIVYGLTLLVLACPCAFVISTPVSVVSGITSAAKNGVLIKGGNHLEAMGEIDVVAFDKTGTITKGQLTVTDVVALNGTSEEDVLRCARGLERRSEHPIGEAIVAYAEREQVDEREIEEFESITGKGVRADLDGTPHFAGKPGLFEELGFDLSHVHATTDGGAVTRTARKLCERNDCLDLLEDTVPRLQSEGKTVVLVGTDEELEGVIGVADEIRPEAAATVARLRELGVERTVMLTGDNERTARAIADQVGVDEYRAELLPEEKVGAIEELVATHEGVAMIGDGINDAPALATATVGIAMGAAGTDTALETADIALMADDLSKLPYLYELAHDANGVIRQNVYASLAVKATLAIGVPFGYVPIWLAVLAGDAGMTTAVTGNAMRLSRITSDDAGARDQEAPSRTA
- a CDS encoding beta-ribofuranosylaminobenzene 5'-phosphate synthase family protein — its product is MTVRVTTGGRLHFGFQNLSLAHERLYGSLGLALSEPRAVVECACADAIRAQHPDAERYARRAVEILDVPGAHVTVNEVLPRHAGLGSGTQLSLAVLAGIARAYGREPRIEDRAPLLGRGGRSGVGIATFREGGFVCDGGHPATRFTAERPRDGTWEVPPIVARHPIPEEWRFVLVIPDLEPGRSGTEEDADMRAVVERASPAVADEITAIGSRQVLPAIVEEDLATFGAGVAEIGRLNGAWYADAQGGVYRPPIGTVVRELEADRAVVGAGQSSWGPVVYGVTDREGAAGAREAGERALSRADIGGNVRVVAGRNTGARID
- the ppc gene encoding phosphoenolpyruvate carboxylase, which gives rise to MNDELHNRTVNQDVRELGALVGDTIREQASRDDFETVETLRTASIAYRNGDADSRQGLHQILDRLRPDRESIVARGFTTYFELINLAEERERVRAIRSASQEQSLGDSLEVAAEALAEVDEHTAKRVLEDVLIEPTFTAHPTEARRKTVKSKLRSVGVDLETLDERDLTDKERSHVDRDIESEVVSLWQTPQVRYRQPEPTDEAINVQWYLENTIFDVVGEVYDEFEEALSKAGHDIDVPKLFEFRSWAGSDRDGNPYVTPEVTAETLDRQRRVVLERYRDALKRLSGVLSQDGSRIDVGEAFEKSLSADRERLPGVARAAEDRYPREPYRQKLKLMRERINRIDDVRPGGYEDSTEFRADLDVLAESAAENGGQSVVNAHVDPLRRQVDTFGFSLASLDLRDHQENHTEAVAEALALEGIDYRELSEEERIETLTEAVVQDEPVIDPGALYRDEGADLSETARTVLELFARLADWQAEYGDDAIDTYAISMTEEPSHVLEVLFLAEQAGVIALPEHSGIDIVPLLETEYALSGARRIMGTLFENEAYSQALDARGDTQEIMLGYSDSNKENGFLAANWSLYDNQRRLAEITDDFDVTMRLFHGRGGSISRGGGPMNEALLALPNESVSGQVKFTEQGEAIAEKYANPRIAERNIEQMVNAQVRARKRALDEPEEDVREEWTGAMETMADAAREEYRDLLESDGFVSYFEQATPITVIEELNLGSRPASRSEERSVEDLRAIPWVFSWTQSRCILPGWYALAAGIDAYLDSGGDVADLREMYDEWPFFRTTLDNAALALARTEMEIAAEYAGLAESSLAETFFPRIEREYERASELVTEIAGRDALVRRDWLEESLRRRNPYVDPLNLLQTHLLGQTHRTDVEERTLRLTVKGIAAGMKNTG
- a CDS encoding FixH family protein, coding for MVRRDSESDGTHHRRTVLKAGLVATTGVAGLSTAGFAQNDGSSEDHVITLTVVDQDGNPLQGEVAIFEGNHGDIVDDRELDENGQATWEVSREGQYSYDYIRSGYEMVSEDTTFEVDGGTEVTVEMRKEDWEVGDNTITVTALDEETGKPVEGARVELVGGLPGPAESVDRGETNAEGVYEATVPAVMQAVSVDLVDGYYGDSALVDLSEGDAEVTIELTPASGSDDGGEDSEGDESPADGEDSSEADSDDSVDCEKRT
- a CDS encoding prenyltransferase — its product is MTLRYLLVLSRPRFWFYLAGPVLVGAVFGADRLGDLLSVPVLALFAYFLVPANVFLYGINDVYDREIDAANPKKEGREARFEGQRAVPVAVTVCALVPLAFFPVLPAGAWPWLAAFLLLGAAYSAPPARFKTTPVLDSVSNGLYFAPGAAAYVALAGTQPPALAIAGGWLWTMGMHTFSAIPDIEPDRAAGIETTATVLGESRTYAYCGACWALSALAFGALDARLGALFSIYPALVLAVAITEADVSRAYWWFPAINTVVGALFTMGGLWALVYG
- a CDS encoding phytoene desaturase family protein, with translation MKLSEQSIVVIGSGFGGLSVACYLADAGADVRVVEKNDGLGGRASRLEADGFRFDMGPSWYLMPDVFERFFADFGREVEEYYTTEQLDPHYRIFFKDGDDVDISPDLEETKETFEAYEPGAGDALEEYLEKSELNYEVGMEHFVYEDRPRFRDWADWDVMKNARGLSLVGSMQDHVENYFDHPKLQQVMQYTLVFLGGAPNNTPALYNLMSHVDFNLGVHYPEGGLGGVVDGITELGEELGVTYHTDQPVSAIEGRAGGFKVEARDTFLPDLVVSDADYAHTELDLLPPEKRGYSESYWDSRTYAPSAFLLYLGVEGDLDELAHHTLVLPTDWETHFAEIFDDPEWPADPAYYLCVPSKTDDSVAPEGHSNLFALVPVAPGLDDRPVIRESYRNLVLDDIAENTGVDLRERIVFEETFTIDDFADRYNSRKGTALGLAHTLEQTAVFRPPHRSKEVPGLYFTGSYTTPGIGVPMCLISGQLTAEAVATDYPDQ